Proteins from a single region of Macaca thibetana thibetana isolate TM-01 chromosome 4, ASM2454274v1, whole genome shotgun sequence:
- the CLDN20 gene encoding claudin-20, translated as MASAGLQLLAFILALSGVSGVLTATLLPNWKVNVDVGSNIITAIVQLHGLWMDCTWYSTGMFSCALKRSILSLPIHVQAARATMVLACVLSALGICTSTVGMKCTRLGGDRETKSHASFAGGVCFMSAGISSLIPTVWYTKEIIANFLDLTVPESNKHEPGGAIYIGFISAMLLFISGMIFCTSCIKRNPEAWLDPPTQQPISNTQLENNSTHNLKDYV; from the coding sequence ATGGCCTCAGCAGGACTTCAGCTCCTTGCTTTCATCCTGGCCTTATCTGGGGTCTCTGGAGTGCTCACAGCCACCCTGCTGCCCAACTGGAAGGTGAATGTGGATGTGGGCTCCAACATCATAACAGCCATTGTGCAGCTGCACGGGCTCTGGATGGACTGTACGTGGTACAGCACCGGGATGTTCAGCTGTGCCCTGAAACGCTCCATTCTGTCCCTCCCCATCCACGTGCAGGCTGCGAGAGCCACCATGGTCCTGGCGTGTGTTCTGTCTGCTTTGGGGATCTGCACTTCCACAGTAGGAATGAAATGTACTCGCTTAGGAGGGGACAGAGAAACCAAGAGCCATGCTTCCTTTGCTGGAGGAGTCTGTTTCATGTCTGCAGGAATCTCTAGTTTAATCCCGACAGTGTGGTACACAAAGGAGATCATTGCAAACTTTCTGGATCTGACAGTTCCAGAAAGCAACAAACACGAACCTGGAGGAGCTATCTATATCGGATTCATTTCAGCAATGCTGTTGTTTATCTCTGGCATGATTTTCTGCACCTCTTGTATAAAAAGGAATCCAGAAGCTTGGCTTGACCCACCCACGCAGCAGCCTATCTCTAACACACAGCTCGAGAACAATTCCACACACAATCTGAAGGATTACGTGTAA